Proteins encoded together in one Impatiens glandulifera chromosome 1, dImpGla2.1, whole genome shotgun sequence window:
- the LOC124930405 gene encoding uncharacterized protein At5g19025-like, with amino-acid sequence MVCFHNVSVDEQINNMSKSSNSSYPCSRLKPSNQLQRKQRSTQSPGCHQSRSAIIDIFILIAVISACTFLLFPYLKILTRTLFQIIPIIVISVKHEISATPLIYGYLGLCVLFVTAAAVLAIPACLDKRCGRPGCKGMRKAAEFDIQLETEDCLKIQVGLTYQPPKVFIHQMFYKFSAFSFSRACSLHNSI; translated from the coding sequence ATGGTCTGTTTCCATAATGTTTCAGTCGATGAGCAGATTAACAACATGTCAAAATCATCCAATTCATCTTACCCATGTTCCAGATTGAAACCAAGTAATCAACTTCAAAGGAAACAAAGATCAACCCAATCGCCAGGTTGTCATCAATCTCGTTCAGCCATAATCGACATCTTCATCCTAATTGCTGTTATTTCTGCATGTACCTTTCTTCTATTTCCTTATCTCAAGATTCTAACCCGCACCCTGTTCCAAATCATTCCGATTATCGTTATCTCGGTCAAACATGAGATTTCAGCAACTCCTTTGATTTACGGATATCTAGGTCTGTGTGTTCTGTTTGTAACAGCAGCAGCTGTTTTAGCAATTCCCGCATGTTTGGACAAGAGATGTGGAAGACCAGGATGTAAGGGGATGAGAAAGGCGGCTGAATTCGATATCCAGCTTGAAACTGAAGACTGTTTGAAGATTCAAGTGGGTTTAACATACCAACCCCCAAAAGTGTTCATTCACCAGATGTTTTACAAGTTTTCTGCATTTAGTTTTTCTCGTGCTTGCAGCTTACATAATTCAATTTAA